One genomic region from Haloarcula sp. DT43 encodes:
- a CDS encoding winged helix-turn-helix transcriptional regulator: MSSEVFTAADEEEESGPCAVIESLEQIGSRWRLVVLHELQNGEQRFNELKRATDASSRTLSRVLDDLQEMGFVDRRLEEDAPVATYYQLTPKGESLCPVFDEIEDWAEEWLAGCQG, encoded by the coding sequence ATGTCATCTGAAGTCTTCACCGCGGCGGACGAGGAAGAGGAGAGCGGGCCCTGTGCCGTCATCGAGTCGCTGGAACAGATAGGGTCGCGCTGGCGGCTGGTCGTGCTCCACGAGCTCCAGAACGGCGAACAGCGGTTCAACGAACTCAAACGCGCCACCGACGCCAGTTCGCGCACCCTCTCGCGGGTCCTCGACGACCTCCAGGAGATGGGCTTCGTCGACCGGCGACTGGAGGAGGACGCCCCCGTCGCCACGTACTACCAGCTCACGCCGAAGGGCGAATCCCTCTGTCCGGTGTTCGACGAAATCGAGGACTGGGCCGAGGAGTGGCTGGCCGGCTGCCAGGGATGA
- a CDS encoding alkaline phosphatase family protein: MVLVVLGIDALDPELVDSTAHPNLTLADHHAIETIRSVEGGPSTHELWPTIITGLTPPEHGITLEDGVAWENPVLRFGSAAADYLLPSGLQTRLGAWLLNNTEQDAFRIPATYYEEHGLTTVFDGREAAPIGIPNYVVDPDSEDREHSLRRNLGDLFERDLEAKGGHSSTDPALFYEQCLEMSMVRLARARRALRGGRHELVFAYTSGLDLIGHVAYEQPSLQDRAYEELDEFVGEVRDDLGDDDELLLVSDHGLQDGVHTDEAMVAGTDADMVDAIESVVDVRAAIEAELDENDHTSTPQVTATEDGDRSGEEVKEHLEDLGYM, translated from the coding sequence ATGGTCCTCGTAGTGCTGGGTATCGATGCACTCGACCCCGAACTAGTCGATTCGACGGCGCATCCGAACCTGACCCTCGCCGACCACCACGCTATCGAGACGATACGGAGCGTCGAGGGCGGCCCCAGCACGCACGAACTCTGGCCGACGATAATCACCGGCCTGACGCCGCCGGAGCACGGCATCACGCTCGAGGACGGCGTCGCCTGGGAGAATCCCGTCCTCCGGTTCGGCAGCGCCGCCGCGGACTACCTCCTTCCGTCGGGGCTCCAGACGCGTCTCGGCGCGTGGCTCCTGAACAACACCGAACAGGACGCGTTCCGGATTCCGGCGACCTACTACGAGGAGCACGGGCTGACGACGGTCTTCGACGGCCGCGAAGCGGCTCCCATCGGCATCCCGAACTACGTGGTCGACCCCGACTCCGAGGACCGCGAGCACAGCCTCCGGCGGAACCTCGGGGACCTCTTCGAGCGGGACCTCGAAGCGAAGGGCGGCCACTCCTCGACGGACCCGGCGCTGTTCTACGAACAGTGCCTGGAGATGTCGATGGTCCGCCTCGCCCGCGCACGCCGGGCGCTCAGGGGCGGCCGACACGAACTGGTGTTCGCCTACACGAGCGGGCTCGACCTCATCGGCCACGTCGCCTACGAACAGCCCTCGCTGCAGGACCGCGCCTACGAGGAACTCGACGAGTTCGTCGGCGAGGTCCGGGACGACCTCGGCGACGACGACGAACTGCTGCTGGTCAGCGACCACGGTCTGCAGGACGGCGTTCACACCGACGAGGCGATGGTCGCTGGGACCGACGCCGACATGGTCGACGCCATCGAGAGCGTCGTCGACGTCCGGGCGGCCATCGAGGCCGAACTCGACGAGAACGACCACACGTCGACGCCGCAGGTCACGGCGACCGAGGACGGCGACCGCTCGGGCGAGGAAGTCAAGGAACACCTCGAAGACCTCGGGTACATGTAG
- a CDS encoding glycosyltransferase family 4 protein — MPRVLVGPTKADMHNDEYGKSYNLLNNLHDDRFTVDTYTRTVSDPLAPDNVTVHPLGGSNRVSFYAKLYRTLLRELRHGPVDIYHHMNLSYRWFNPLLVSGLQGDVPVVVGPCQAGHAIMAEEFNRMVSSWVGTDLPRPLTDPLHAAVDATRDAILDPPRMDLFERTLDAADRVVVVHEEGREVYSEFVDESKLRTIPLGVDPDFFEYSEPADTKELVAIGSLRERKGYDVLFEALDRIRREHPDVHLNVFGDGPLEEELRAQVERLDLSENVTFHGYVEQSIVRDHLSRARAFVHPSRSESFSLVRLEAMSTGCPVVVTDISGAREMVREGEEGFVVPRESPEPIADAVTTLLSDYELTKRISRQARARVEEKYDWRKIAGEYLDVYRSLAG; from the coding sequence ATGCCGCGGGTTCTCGTCGGGCCGACCAAAGCGGATATGCACAACGACGAATACGGGAAGAGCTACAACCTCCTGAACAACCTCCATGACGACCGCTTCACCGTCGATACGTACACGCGGACGGTTTCGGACCCGCTTGCCCCGGACAACGTCACCGTACACCCGCTGGGCGGCTCGAACAGGGTCTCCTTTTACGCGAAACTATATCGGACGCTCCTGCGGGAGCTGCGCCACGGACCCGTGGACATCTACCACCACATGAACCTCAGTTATCGGTGGTTCAATCCGCTCCTGGTCTCGGGCCTGCAGGGCGACGTCCCCGTCGTCGTCGGGCCCTGCCAGGCGGGCCACGCGATTATGGCCGAGGAGTTCAATCGAATGGTCTCCTCCTGGGTCGGAACAGACCTGCCGCGACCGCTCACCGACCCGCTCCATGCGGCTGTCGACGCGACGCGGGACGCCATCCTGGACCCGCCCCGGATGGACCTGTTCGAGCGGACGCTCGACGCCGCGGACCGGGTCGTCGTCGTCCACGAGGAGGGCCGGGAGGTGTACAGCGAGTTCGTCGACGAGTCGAAGCTTCGAACTATTCCGCTGGGCGTCGACCCGGACTTCTTCGAGTACAGCGAACCCGCCGACACGAAGGAACTGGTCGCCATCGGGAGCCTCCGGGAACGGAAGGGGTACGACGTCCTCTTCGAGGCACTGGACAGAATCAGACGGGAACACCCCGACGTCCACCTCAACGTCTTCGGTGACGGGCCGCTCGAAGAAGAACTGCGCGCGCAGGTCGAACGGCTCGACCTCTCGGAGAACGTCACCTTTCACGGCTACGTCGAGCAGTCCATCGTCCGGGACCATCTGTCGCGGGCGCGCGCCTTCGTCCACCCGTCCCGGTCCGAGAGCTTCTCCCTCGTCCGTCTGGAAGCGATGTCGACGGGCTGTCCGGTCGTCGTCACCGACATCTCCGGGGCGCGCGAGATGGTCCGTGAGGGAGAGGAGGGGTTCGTCGTCCCGAGAGAGTCACCCGAGCCAATCGCGGACGCCGTCACCACGCTGCTCTCCGATTACGAACTCACGAAGCGGATATCGAGACAGGCGCGGGCCCGCGTCGAGGAGAAGTACGACTGGCGGAAGATAGCCGGGGAGTACCTCGACGTGTACCGGTCGCTAGCCGGGTGA
- a CDS encoding sulfatase, giving the protein MSADPNVLLVVLDSARARNCSAYGHVNETTPFLESFAAERATLYEQARAPGARSVTSHASIFSGLHVEEHGVVSAGHRLDPSASIFSQLREDGYGTGVFTENDWLTAVDVGLRDGFDEIVGARNVPFPEAVNPHEFVSNEGRGQYAEFVRLALTDDAPLRSLANGVATKLQSDYKRFLPDSVRASTPADVYVDALLDWSDRQDGPWAACLNLMDPHIPYEPLPEYDEWGGSRAAALQSSFEDQKWEFNGGHRPWWQKKAVESLYDGGIRQADAELERLVAALERRGELDDTLVVVTSDHGEGFGEPSDVRPGVRVAEHGVAIHDSVLHVPLIVRYPGQTEARRVDRPASLVEFPRVVNRVREGEHPSAGFCPDGPVLATAVGLDEPLQERAGAYVDDLSPWTAISRAVFENDDEGVRKHCTNRDRAATVVSRDAQVSYKVSDDGAERVDRAFESIEDRGVKTAGEDFDDLDDGTYQRLEDLGYV; this is encoded by the coding sequence ATGTCGGCCGACCCGAACGTCCTCCTAGTCGTCCTCGACAGCGCCCGTGCACGGAACTGCAGCGCATACGGCCACGTCAACGAGACGACGCCGTTCCTCGAATCGTTCGCCGCCGAGCGCGCGACGCTGTACGAACAGGCACGGGCCCCCGGTGCCCGGAGCGTCACGAGCCACGCGAGCATCTTCTCCGGTCTGCACGTCGAAGAACACGGCGTCGTCTCGGCGGGCCACCGGCTCGACCCCTCGGCGTCGATATTCTCGCAGTTGCGCGAGGACGGCTACGGCACGGGCGTGTTCACCGAGAACGACTGGCTGACGGCGGTCGACGTGGGCCTGCGCGACGGGTTCGACGAAATCGTCGGCGCGCGGAACGTCCCGTTCCCGGAGGCCGTCAATCCACACGAGTTCGTCTCCAACGAGGGGCGGGGCCAGTACGCGGAGTTCGTCAGACTCGCGCTGACCGACGACGCGCCGCTCCGGTCGCTGGCCAACGGCGTGGCGACGAAGCTCCAGTCGGACTACAAGCGGTTCCTCCCGGACAGCGTCAGGGCCTCGACGCCGGCGGACGTCTACGTCGACGCGCTGCTGGACTGGAGCGACCGCCAGGACGGCCCGTGGGCGGCCTGCCTCAATCTGATGGACCCCCACATCCCCTACGAGCCGCTGCCGGAGTACGACGAGTGGGGCGGGTCGAGAGCGGCCGCCCTCCAGTCGTCCTTCGAGGACCAGAAGTGGGAGTTCAACGGCGGCCACCGACCCTGGTGGCAGAAGAAGGCGGTCGAGTCGCTGTACGACGGCGGGATTCGCCAGGCCGACGCGGAACTCGAACGGCTCGTCGCGGCGCTCGAACGGCGCGGCGAACTTGACGACACGCTGGTCGTCGTCACGAGCGACCACGGCGAGGGCTTCGGCGAACCGAGCGACGTTCGCCCGGGCGTCCGAGTGGCCGAACACGGCGTGGCGATTCACGACAGCGTGCTCCACGTCCCACTCATCGTCCGCTATCCGGGCCAGACCGAGGCCCGGCGCGTCGACCGCCCCGCGTCGCTAGTGGAGTTCCCGCGGGTCGTGAACCGCGTTCGGGAGGGCGAACACCCGTCTGCGGGCTTCTGTCCCGACGGCCCCGTCCTCGCTACCGCGGTGGGGCTCGACGAGCCGCTCCAGGAGCGGGCGGGCGCGTACGTCGACGACCTCTCCCCGTGGACGGCCATCTCCCGGGCGGTGTTCGAGAACGACGACGAGGGAGTTCGCAAGCACTGCACCAACCGCGACCGCGCGGCGACGGTGGTCAGCCGCGACGCCCAGGTCTCGTACAAGGTGTCCGACGACGGCGCGGAGCGCGTCGACCGCGCGTTCGAGTCCATCGAGGACCGCGGCGTCAAGACGGCCGGCGAGGACTTCGACGACCTCGACGACGGGACCTACCAGCGGCTGGAAGACCTCGGCTACGTCTGA
- a CDS encoding glycosyltransferase family 4 protein, whose amino-acid sequence MSEDSLPSVCVVTHPLAAAGENATRSLLDILSAVTTVSLVTADLPADSEIRDRHELVELTRKGAGESVVTAAVRFLLNQLRMCRVIADRDEDVVLFFGATSYLLPIVAARLLGKTVLVEPRGDVPLTLRLNWEQRLPDRVAAGLAGAVRALERAGFAAAHGVVTYTPGMARQLALHPEAPTVYPTGARYVRTDEFRVRRPYADRDRVVGFLGRLDEEKGVRELASVAADLPEDVTFRFIGDGDLRDWLEAELAADIERGTVELTGWVDHDDVPEQLNDLSLLVLPSQPTEGLPTTILEALACGTPVLASPVSGVPDVVREGKTGFLLDSRRPAALRETVLDILDRDDLDSISENGRDLIATEYSFEAACERYRSILAACRR is encoded by the coding sequence GTGAGTGAGGACTCGCTCCCGAGCGTCTGCGTCGTGACCCACCCGCTGGCCGCCGCCGGCGAGAACGCGACCCGGAGCCTGCTCGACATCCTGTCGGCCGTGACGACCGTCTCGCTCGTGACGGCGGACCTGCCCGCGGACTCTGAGATACGCGACCGGCACGAACTCGTCGAACTCACCCGGAAGGGCGCGGGCGAGTCGGTCGTCACCGCCGCCGTCCGGTTCCTGCTGAACCAGCTCCGGATGTGCCGGGTTATCGCGGACCGAGACGAGGACGTGGTGCTGTTCTTCGGCGCGACGTCGTACCTGCTCCCCATCGTCGCGGCTCGCCTGCTTGGGAAGACCGTCCTCGTCGAACCGCGCGGGGACGTGCCGCTGACGCTCCGACTGAACTGGGAGCAGCGGCTGCCGGACCGGGTGGCCGCCGGGCTCGCCGGCGCGGTGCGTGCGCTGGAACGGGCCGGATTCGCCGCTGCCCACGGCGTCGTCACTTACACGCCGGGGATGGCCCGCCAACTGGCGCTACATCCGGAAGCGCCGACGGTGTATCCGACCGGCGCGCGCTACGTGCGGACAGACGAGTTCCGCGTCCGGCGACCCTACGCCGACCGGGACCGCGTCGTCGGGTTCCTCGGCCGACTCGACGAGGAGAAAGGCGTCCGCGAACTCGCATCCGTCGCCGCCGACCTGCCTGAGGACGTCACCTTCCGGTTCATCGGCGACGGCGACCTCAGGGACTGGCTGGAGGCCGAACTCGCGGCGGACATCGAACGTGGCACGGTCGAACTCACCGGCTGGGTTGACCACGACGACGTGCCCGAGCAACTGAACGACCTTTCGCTGCTCGTGTTGCCGTCACAGCCGACTGAAGGGCTGCCGACGACGATTCTGGAGGCCCTGGCCTGCGGGACCCCGGTACTGGCCTCGCCGGTCTCGGGCGTCCCCGATGTTGTCCGCGAGGGGAAAACCGGCTTCCTGCTCGACTCGCGGCGGCCGGCGGCCCTCCGGGAGACGGTGCTCGACATTCTGGACCGGGACGACCTGGACAGCATCAGCGAGAACGGCCGCGACCTGATAGCGACCGAGTACAGTTTCGAGGCGGCCTGCGAACGGTACCGGTCGATACTGGCCGCGTGTCGTCGGTAG
- a CDS encoding flippase yields the protein MDIDRASVTIYASNLLLSLLGFVGTAYFAQTLGGTVLGIFFTFDAVMSVVETATRLGVDTGIEKRMSEAGQERRGAYLTAGYLITLVPICIVAALLFLFQDWVTAYIGVAIVPLLVVLIVSSTGRWLIGAALRGEGAVARASVIELFGEAVRVATSVALIAVGYEIFALLYGVLVGILFKFVVFYVSLSSDIVWPTMDTVRDLWGFSKFTSFNSVSSLAYNWADTLVLAYFASKTAVAVYEASWKVSVVAVMASQALSRAVFPSISEWASRDEYGRIETALSEGFTYGLLLVIPAVVGVAILAEPFMELVYGFDTGGLILVLLMAEKLLQAPRILIQRTLTGIGKPNLVFRTAALTLVANVVLNLLLVPELGSVGAAAATITTVGIALVVQVVYLRRFITVTANWRALGRQTVTALAMGAVVYAAATVLPPSTLVTLGGLIALGVVAYGLGMATDHEIRERVLQMV from the coding sequence ATGGACATCGACCGGGCGAGCGTCACCATTTACGCCTCGAACCTCCTCCTGAGTCTCCTGGGGTTCGTCGGCACCGCATACTTCGCGCAGACGCTCGGCGGGACGGTGCTCGGGATTTTCTTCACGTTCGACGCCGTGATGAGCGTCGTCGAGACGGCGACCCGGTTGGGTGTCGATACGGGCATCGAGAAGCGGATGAGTGAGGCCGGACAGGAACGCCGGGGCGCGTACCTGACTGCCGGCTATCTGATAACGCTCGTGCCGATATGCATCGTCGCGGCCCTGCTCTTCCTGTTCCAGGACTGGGTCACCGCCTACATCGGCGTCGCAATCGTCCCGCTGCTCGTCGTCCTCATCGTCTCCAGTACCGGCCGCTGGCTCATCGGCGCGGCCCTCCGCGGCGAGGGAGCGGTCGCGCGGGCTTCGGTCATCGAACTGTTCGGGGAGGCGGTCAGGGTGGCGACGAGCGTCGCTCTCATCGCGGTCGGCTACGAGATCTTCGCGCTCCTGTACGGCGTCCTCGTCGGCATCCTGTTCAAGTTCGTCGTGTTCTACGTCTCGCTGTCGAGCGACATCGTCTGGCCGACGATGGACACCGTCAGGGACCTCTGGGGGTTCTCGAAGTTCACGTCGTTCAACAGCGTAAGTTCGCTGGCGTACAACTGGGCCGACACGCTGGTGCTGGCGTACTTCGCTTCGAAGACCGCCGTCGCGGTGTACGAGGCGTCATGGAAGGTTAGTGTCGTCGCGGTCATGGCGAGCCAGGCGCTGAGCCGGGCGGTGTTCCCCTCAATCAGCGAGTGGGCGTCGCGCGACGAGTACGGCCGTATCGAGACGGCGCTCAGCGAGGGGTTCACGTACGGCCTCCTGCTCGTCATTCCGGCCGTGGTCGGTGTGGCGATACTCGCCGAACCGTTCATGGAACTCGTCTACGGCTTCGACACGGGCGGGCTGATTCTCGTCCTCCTGATGGCGGAAAAGCTCCTGCAGGCCCCGAGAATCCTGATTCAGCGGACGCTCACGGGTATCGGAAAGCCGAACCTCGTGTTCCGGACGGCCGCGCTGACCCTCGTCGCGAACGTCGTTCTCAATCTGTTGCTCGTCCCGGAACTCGGGTCGGTCGGGGCCGCGGCGGCGACGATAACGACAGTCGGCATCGCGCTCGTCGTCCAGGTCGTGTACCTCCGGCGGTTCATCACCGTGACGGCGAACTGGCGGGCCCTCGGCAGGCAGACAGTGACGGCGCTGGCGATGGGGGCAGTCGTGTACGCGGCGGCGACCGTCCTGCCGCCGTCGACGCTCGTGACGCTCGGCGGCCTCATCGCGCTCGGCGTCGTCGCCTACGGCCTCGGCATGGCGACGGACCACGAAATCAGGGAGCGCGTGTTACAGATGGTGTAG
- a CDS encoding DUF5789 family protein, producing MGVRPPADNSDEPDVIEFGIAALDARLTDVEIAYPATAAEVRDAAGHITVPFDASGHSMTVAEALEETNATQFDNEQELLNDLHPIFEQKREATRNSILSQLRALVPF from the coding sequence ATGGGAGTACGGCCACCAGCCGACAACAGCGACGAGCCAGACGTCATTGAGTTCGGTATCGCTGCTCTCGACGCCCGTCTGACCGACGTGGAGATAGCGTATCCCGCGACCGCGGCGGAGGTCCGCGACGCCGCCGGCCACATCACGGTCCCGTTCGACGCGTCGGGCCATTCGATGACCGTCGCCGAGGCGCTCGAAGAGACGAACGCGACACAGTTCGACAACGAGCAGGAACTGCTCAACGACCTCCACCCGATATTCGAACAGAAGCGAGAGGCCACCAGAAACAGCATTCTCTCCCAGCTGCGCGCGCTGGTCCCGTTCTGA
- a CDS encoding DoxX family protein, with protein sequence MAFETAGAAELFLLARLLFGGVLAFMGLNHFSSAEQLAPYAEAKGLPAPAASVYASGGLLVVSGVAVVLGAFPVLAAGALATFLLVSAVTMHDFWAVPEDQVQDEMTGFLKNVALAGGALALLAAAGTAWPYSVGLTLF encoded by the coding sequence ATGGCGTTCGAGACCGCGGGCGCGGCCGAACTGTTCCTCCTCGCCCGCCTGCTGTTCGGCGGCGTCCTCGCGTTCATGGGCCTGAACCACTTCAGCAGCGCCGAGCAGTTGGCCCCCTACGCCGAGGCCAAGGGGCTACCGGCACCTGCGGCGTCCGTCTACGCGAGCGGCGGCCTGCTCGTCGTCAGCGGCGTCGCCGTCGTCCTCGGTGCCTTCCCCGTCCTCGCGGCGGGCGCGCTCGCGACCTTCCTCCTCGTCTCCGCGGTGACGATGCACGACTTCTGGGCGGTCCCCGAGGACCAGGTGCAGGACGAGATGACGGGGTTCCTCAAGAACGTCGCCCTCGCGGGCGGCGCGCTGGCGCTGCTTGCCGCGGCCGGCACGGCCTGGCCTTACAGCGTCGGTCTGACCCTGTTCTGA
- the aglJ gene encoding S-layer glycoprotein N-glycosyltransferase AglJ: MADRDDVCILLPTFNEAETIESVVSGFREQGFDNVLVVDGGSTDGTRDIAEAAGARVVEQSGSGKGQAVREAVTRHVEQPYVLMADGDATYRPDEADRLLEPLLSGQAAHVIGNRFANMQPGAMTKLNQIGNRVINSAFGTIHGRDLTDILSGYRAFTRQSFQRSSLTASGFGIETEMAVECVKHNISTAVVPITYQPRPDESDTNLRPFRDGATIILTLYQMAKTNNPLFYFGSVGLGSTVVGFLLGAYVAYDWVVNSISHEVIAVIGSFAILLGIQLLMFGVLSDMLVAVNREQTRRLEDIAVQLSRESHAASTDVFEDQRGDDAEADAVVSPHQPDE, translated from the coding sequence ATGGCCGACCGAGACGACGTCTGTATACTGTTGCCGACATTCAACGAGGCCGAGACCATCGAGTCGGTCGTGTCCGGGTTCCGCGAGCAGGGGTTCGACAACGTCCTCGTCGTCGACGGCGGGTCGACCGACGGGACGCGGGACATCGCCGAAGCGGCCGGCGCGCGGGTCGTCGAGCAGTCCGGCTCGGGGAAGGGACAGGCCGTCAGAGAGGCCGTCACCCGCCACGTCGAGCAGCCCTATGTCCTGATGGCCGACGGCGACGCGACCTACCGTCCCGACGAGGCCGACCGGCTGCTCGAACCGCTGCTGTCCGGTCAGGCCGCCCACGTCATCGGCAACCGGTTTGCGAACATGCAGCCCGGCGCGATGACGAAACTCAATCAGATAGGCAACCGCGTCATCAACAGCGCCTTCGGGACGATTCACGGCCGGGACCTCACCGACATCCTCTCGGGGTATCGCGCGTTCACGCGCCAGTCCTTCCAGCGGAGTTCGCTGACGGCCTCGGGCTTCGGCATCGAGACGGAGATGGCCGTCGAGTGTGTCAAACACAACATCTCGACGGCGGTGGTGCCGATAACCTACCAGCCCCGCCCCGACGAGTCCGACACGAACCTCCGGCCGTTCCGGGACGGCGCGACCATCATCCTGACGCTGTACCAGATGGCGAAGACCAACAACCCGCTGTTTTACTTCGGCAGCGTCGGCCTCGGAAGCACCGTGGTCGGCTTCCTGCTCGGGGCGTACGTCGCTTACGACTGGGTCGTCAACAGCATTTCACACGAGGTCATCGCCGTCATCGGCTCGTTCGCTATCCTGCTGGGGATTCAGCTGCTCATGTTCGGCGTCCTGTCGGACATGCTCGTGGCGGTGAACCGCGAGCAGACGCGCCGGCTGGAAGACATCGCTGTCCAGCTCAGCCGGGAGAGTCACGCCGCGTCGACGGACGTGTTCGAGGACCAGCGGGGCGACGACGCGGAGGCGGACGCGGTGGTGTCGCCACACCAGCCTGACGAGTAG
- a CDS encoding TrmB family transcriptional regulator, whose translation MSDPADVFDLVGLTEYEATALEQLLSLGRTTAPNLAEASGIPKARVYGVLESLSDRGFIKVVPGRPKEYQPKSPEEILDRAVENHRQSYESFAADVESHRDAFLAEYGPRFERASEDISPTAELFHVVDVGEPSERETRRLYDDADETLRVITNSFAYLDSVERALAETLDRGVEVSVLFLHPDRLPAEKAAVQADIVDRLRDDYAAVDLRFSTEKLPWRGTLVDPSMDYDSGEAILLVEEPDVPNHMRQAAITDNGSFVAGMKRYFDLIWEYESVASPTQT comes from the coding sequence ATGAGCGACCCAGCGGACGTGTTCGACCTGGTCGGCCTGACCGAATACGAGGCGACGGCGCTGGAACAGTTGCTCTCGCTCGGTCGAACGACGGCCCCCAACCTCGCGGAGGCCAGCGGCATCCCGAAGGCCCGCGTCTACGGGGTGCTGGAGTCGCTATCCGACCGCGGCTTCATCAAAGTGGTCCCCGGCCGCCCCAAGGAGTACCAGCCCAAATCCCCCGAGGAAATCCTCGACCGGGCCGTCGAGAACCACCGGCAGTCCTACGAATCGTTCGCCGCCGACGTCGAGTCCCACCGGGACGCCTTCCTCGCCGAGTACGGACCGCGGTTCGAGCGGGCGAGCGAGGACATCTCGCCGACGGCCGAACTGTTCCACGTGGTCGACGTGGGCGAGCCAAGTGAACGGGAGACCAGACGGCTGTACGACGACGCCGACGAGACCCTCCGGGTCATCACCAATAGCTTCGCCTACCTCGACAGCGTCGAGCGGGCCCTGGCCGAGACGCTGGACCGTGGAGTCGAGGTCAGCGTCCTGTTCTTGCACCCCGACCGGCTCCCGGCGGAGAAGGCTGCCGTCCAGGCCGATATCGTCGACCGACTGCGCGACGACTACGCCGCCGTCGACCTGCGGTTCAGCACGGAGAAGCTCCCGTGGCGCGGCACGCTCGTCGACCCGAGCATGGACTACGACAGCGGCGAGGCAATCCTGCTGGTCGAGGAGCCGGACGTGCCCAACCACATGCGCCAGGCCGCGATTACGGACAACGGCTCGTTCGTCGCCGGCATGAAGCGGTACTTCGACTTAATCTGGGAGTACGAGAGCGTCGCGTCGCCGACTCAGACGTAG